In one Rhinoraja longicauda isolate Sanriku21f unplaced genomic scaffold, sRhiLon1.1 Scf001219, whole genome shotgun sequence genomic region, the following are encoded:
- the LOC144591610 gene encoding lethal(3)malignant brain tumor-like protein 1 — protein MVKLHFQSTVTELGAVDLDLKILLYINSVKAEVITEDGCTNDLPNTHGVCCCENCGGYGTVNKFNKCDHFCGTFYQQLYENEQSIMAHVPVKQNTSVILKRTKKRKKKVSVNPKEESEEDFEDDYMEEVQGDGKMKIKMPAVLADRSSFKNSGLSDPDSRLSIQAKPPSGKKKPWSWVKYLGEEKALAAPPKLFNK, from the exons CTG GGAGCTGTagacttggacctcaagatccttctgtacatcaattcCGTCAAGG CAGAAGTCATTACTGAAGATGGTTGCACAAATGATTTGCCGAACACGCACGGCGTCTGCTGCTGTGAAAACTGTGGAGGATATGGGACAGTGAACAAGTTCAATAAGTGTGATCATTTCTGTGGAACATTTTATCAACAGTTATATGAAAATGA ACAATCCATTATGGCCCATGTACCGGTGAAGCAAAACACCAGTGTAATATTGAAACGGACAAAAAAACGGAAGAAAAAAGTGAGTGTGAACCCAaaagaagaatctgaagaagattTTGAAGATGACTACATG GAGGAAGTGCAAGGTGATGGGAAAATGAAGATTAAAATGCCTGCAGTGTTGGCAGACCGCAGTAGCTTCAAAAACAGTGGACTTTCTGACCCAGATTCCAGGCTTTCTATACAGG CAAAGCCACCCTCTGGAAAGAAAAAACCCTGGTCATGGGTAAAGTATCTGGGAGAAGAAAAGGCATTAGCTGCACCGCCAAAGCTGTTTAATAAG